One Streptosporangium becharense genomic window, TGCTTCAGCCCTGTGCGCTCGGCCAGCTCGGCCTGAGTCAGCCCTAGTTCCTCACAGCGCAGCCGTACCGCTTCACCCAGTTCGAACCGGATCCTGGCCGCTTCATATGCCGCTCCCGCACCGGGACGGCTCATGATGTCAGCCTTCTCGTCGGCCCACGTCCTGCTCTCGCCCATTCCGCTCACTCCTCATCTGCGGTGTGGGCCTCAACGATGCACCGCTGCATGGCCCGCCATGCACGCTCGATTTCAGCAGACTCGTGCATCCGCTGCTCATGGAACGCCGTCAGCAGGATGATCCGCCTGCACGGCGCGACCCAGCAGGTGATCCGTACCACCTCCCGATGGAGATGGAGCCGCAAGTCGCGCAGCTTGCCACGGAGCTGACGGGTATAGGGCTCACCGAGCAGAACACCGCGCTCGGCCAGCAGATCGACGTGGAACGCCGCCGTTTCCCGGTCTTCCTGATCGAGCGTGTCGAACCACTCATCGACCTCTGACTCCAGTTCCACCTCTCCCCAGCTCATAACACGGACGTTATAGCGAGAGCAAGAGCCCGCCTCGGGACTGCGATCCCGGGGTGAACATTGATCGTTTTTGAAATCTGAGACTGGTTTTCTCGTTCACGCTGGCTTACCATCGAAGATATATACCATCGATGGTATGTTCGATATCGCGTTGGAGCCCGAGGTGGAAGCGTGGTTGGCGGAGTTGCCGCTCGGGCGGTTCCAGCGTGTGATGGCGAAGGTGGACCGGTATCTCGTGGAGAGAGGCGGTCTGCCGGACGGTGATCACGTCAAGTGTCTGCGCGATGGTGTCAGCGAGTTGAGGTTGCCCCTCGGGGAACGGTCCTGGCGGATCACGTTCTGGAAGCCCGGGGGCGGGGCGCTCATTCTGCTCACAGTGTTTGCCAAGACCCGCAACGGGCCGCAGCATGATGACGTGGACCGTGCGGTCAAGGCGAAGAAGAC contains:
- a CDS encoding type II toxin-antitoxin system RelE/ParE family toxin, which produces MFDIALEPEVEAWLAELPLGRFQRVMAKVDRYLVERGGLPDGDHVKCLRDGVSELRLPLGERSWRITFWKPGGGALILLTVFAKTRNGPQHDDVDRAVKAKKTCQLEHDMTITHVFDRRS
- a CDS encoding helix-turn-helix domain-containing protein, giving the protein MGESRTWADEKADIMSRPGAGAAYEAARIRFELGEAVRLRCEELGLTQAELAERTGLKQPAVALFEAGGTMPTIPMLERLAEALEMRLSVQFQPLRETS
- a CDS encoding type II toxin-antitoxin system RelE/ParE family toxin — translated: MSWGEVELESEVDEWFDTLDQEDRETAAFHVDLLAERGVLLGEPYTRQLRGKLRDLRLHLHREVVRITCWVAPCRRIILLTAFHEQRMHESAEIERAWRAMQRCIVEAHTADEE